One Schistocerca gregaria isolate iqSchGreg1 unplaced genomic scaffold, iqSchGreg1.2 ptg000569l, whole genome shotgun sequence genomic window, GACAAATAACCGAAAAACACTTAAAGATACTCATTAAAAGCGGGACATCAAAGACAGTATAAAGTCAACAACTTATACATAAAATCGTTTTTTGGTAAGGAATCTACAATACTGTCGATTTCTATATAATAATCAAAAAAATCGATATTTGATCAACATACAGGACGACTAGATGGGTCTATAGATACGCAGCTGTAAGTTAGAGATTCGAAATCTGGGTTAAAACCCTTgagaactgaaatatttttttcttcaatcGCCTTTATAACTTCTATACTACTTAGTCCCTCAAATGGTCCCCGATCAGTAGCAATTTCCCAAAGTATAAGTCCAAATGCATATACATCAGATTTCTCATCATAAACTTGGTGTTCTAGCGTCTCTGGTGGCATAGATGCCAACGTTCCAAATGCACTTGTACGCTCTCCTTTATCTATAACGGAAAGACCAAAATCAGCCAGCTTAACGTGATTATTTTCATCAACTAACACATTTCTGGTCTTCAGATCGCGATGAATAATAGGCGGATTCTGACTATGCAAATAAGCCAGACCTTTAGCTGCCTCAATAGCTATATTTATCTTCACttcaaatggatgtttttttttttcttaaatagtcATATAGAGAGCCGCCTTTCATAAACTCAGTAACGAGACAAATATCTGGAGGATTAAAATATGCACCGAAGATAAGGAGAATATTATTGTGCCGAAGTTTGCTCATAATTTCAACTTCTGCAAAGAATTGAACTGGATCTCCATCAGATGAAAGCCTACTCTTTTTAACAGCTACATCAATACCCCGCCAGACACATTTATACAGGTCGCTGAATCCACCCATGGAAACCTTAGGTCCCATACATATCTCTTCCTTTTTTATAACGTGAACTCCACTAGATAATGGAAGTTGGCATGAATTAGTAGTAGCCAGTGACTCGCTAGGTGTGAAGTCGATTGATAACATTTTTTTAGCCGATGGAGAAACAGCTACATCAACAGGGTATCCATATTGACCCCTCACCATCTTCTTAGCGCCATAGTTCAATAACAACTTTATAATCTCCAAAGAATCACTCCGCGCAGCAAAGTGAATGGCTGTTTCACCTTGTTTGTTAGATATGTTAGGCTTTGCATTGTTATCTAAAAGTAATTGAACAATTTCTAAAGAACCCAATCGACTGGCGGCATTgagtacacacgcgagacagatattttGACTGTTTACATCGGTACCAGACTGAGATCGCAAAAAGAGTAACAGTTAAAATGTTAAATTGAAGGGTAAACATTAGTCTAATATATAAAAAGCATGAAAAAGCAAGAAGTATTCATACATTAATAATCAAACCAACGCAATTCTTGTAATTATCACGAAATGAACTACAATAATAATGAAGAGGGGTATTTTGATCCGCCATTACTGCATCTTGATGAGTTATCAACCCTCTGTAATTGGCTAAAGTAAAATTTAGATAAGTGGTAAGGATGATAAATTCAAGATTTGCTTTCATTGAGGTTACTAAGTATCAGAGCATCCAGCCTGACAGGTACGTACATATCAAATCCGAAAAACATACAACCTTGTAAACCATTTCTAATGACCGGCTCGCTATAGCATAGTGAAGTACATTCCAGCGCCTAGtgttttcttctgcaacatttttcCAAGATCCTGCCTTAAGCAGTATATCTACAAGTTCTATCATGGCACTTTTTGCTGCTATATGGATAGGGTAGCGGCCATATTTATCACAAACATTGACACTCGCCTTAGTTTTATTTAGGTAGTTTATTAGGCCAGCAGGGTCTTTTTGTTCACAAAATTTGCATATAATATCGGCACTAGATTTCTCTTTTTTACCCTTATGCTTGCTTTTCCTTAACTTGAAAAAAGTCATCACAGATGATAGGGAAAAAATGCATTCTAACGATAACTAGGAAAAAAAGTTGTACCAATATTTAAAGTATAACGAGGTGCAATCAGTAAAGTACCACAATTCGAGTTCAAAGGTTCATATTGTCATGCTCTCAAGTGGTGCTGTTCTTTTTATATCAACGATATTGACCAAAATAGGAACGCTAAACATTTACAATAGAGGTAAATTCGACTTTATAGTAGGAACAATCCACAGTTCGACATGTCTGTGCTAGATATTTTGGCAAGCAGATTGACgaaaattatcaatattattatAGATAAAGATGATGAAAGAATTGTACTGTGAATTATGCCTTTATAGTGTTCAAACAGCAGGTTCGAGCCTAAATGGTCACTCAAAATCTTAAAACGGTTATTTATACAAAATAAGAGTCATCACACTTTATGAAGTAATTCTACACAAATCAAAACTAGAACGCTATTCTGCTGATAAAATAGGGTGAGAGAGAAAAGCTCGAGTAATAAATTTGATGTCTTACAAAAAATAGCAAGCATAAATTAATGTGTAATCACAGCTGATCTAAAATTAGTCAGATGAAAGGTGTCTACAAAATTGTATTCAAACAGATGCGAGTAAAAGAATAAGTTACCCACGAAAACTGCTTTATATAGTCTCAAAAATAGGTAAAATCAAGAGATATGCGAGTGGTTACACCCTACCAGATTTTGCATACAAGGCAGTAAGTGTGTAATCAGCTCAACCAACAACTGCTTAGGTAAATGGCAAATATTCGAAATTTGCTTTATTTGATAAAGTATTTGTGAATTCCGTGACGGTGGTTACATATTGAACTAATTTATAGCAAGTAGCTGTCTATTGAACTGGTCTTGGTATCACTAACAAAAAGACACAGAATAAGTACTTATGAATTTGAAACATGAGAAAATGAACTTTATGCTCGTTGCTACTTCTGTTTATATGGCTTTGTAAATAATCTTAACAGCCACAGTAAAGTTAATAACAATACAAAATGATATTAGAAGAAGCGTTTGTCGAGGAGGAATTAGCAAAACATGTGGGCTATTAGTATGTATTATGTAATTCCAAAATGACTAACGGAATGCGGAATAACGTGACAAGAAGAGTGTTAATTAGTTTCCTTCGGTTTGTTGTCTTAGCCCTAGAAGAGTCGCAAGTTTGTAGAGAGTAGATGTGTAGTCATGCTCGGTTAAGATTGTGTTACTATCACATATTGTGTATTCGAAAACATCATTAGCCTTTATGGCTGACAAGTTGTATAAAGACACCTTGATGTTGACAAGGTTCCCACCTTACGTTTGTTAAGCTCCTGCTTGTGGTTTGGTCATTAGACAACAATAAATGGCACTCTatggataaaataataattttcaaatttaCCTA contains:
- the LOC126315257 gene encoding putative ankyrin repeat protein RF_0381; its protein translation is MTFFKLRKSKHKGKKEKSSADIICKFCEQKDPAGLINYLNKTKASVNVCDKYGRYPIHIAAKSAMIELVDILLKAGSWKNVAEENTRRWNVLHYAIASRSLEMVYKVVCFSDLISNYRGLITHQDAVMADQNTPLHYYCSSFRDNYKNCVGLIINSGTDVNSQNICLACVLNAASRLGSLEIVQLLLDNNAKPNISNKQGETAIHFAARSDSLEIIKLLLNYGAKKMVRGQYGYPVDVAVSPSAKKMLSIDFTPSESLATTNSCQLPLSSGVHVIKKEEICMGPKVSMGGFSDLYKCVWRGIDVAVKKSRLSSDGDPVQFFAEVEIMSKLRHNNILLIFGAYFNPPDICLVTEFMKGGSLYDYLRKKKTSI